From Haloarcula sp. CBA1127, a single genomic window includes:
- a CDS encoding CBS domain-containing protein: MEDVFVGRIMSSPVTTVAADANAKAVAKRMLDENISSVVVVDADGDLLGILTSTDFVEIAAKGGDTAGLDVSEFMTTDLVTVTANDPVEAAASVMLDHSVHHLPVVDETEGVVGMLTTTDMTVYVSGIEQSSAPVLG, encoded by the coding sequence ATGGAAGACGTGTTTGTCGGACGAATTATGTCATCGCCTGTCACCACTGTTGCCGCCGATGCGAACGCGAAAGCGGTCGCCAAGCGGATGCTCGACGAGAACATCAGCTCCGTTGTCGTCGTCGACGCTGACGGGGACTTGTTAGGAATTCTTACCTCCACGGACTTCGTCGAAATCGCCGCAAAGGGTGGCGATACGGCGGGGTTAGACGTGTCCGAATTCATGACGACGGATCTGGTTACAGTAACGGCAAACGACCCAGTCGAGGCAGCCGCAAGCGTGATGCTGGACCACAGTGTCCACCATCTCCCGGTCGTCGATGAGACGGAAGGTGTCGTCGGGATGTTAACTACGACTGACATGACAGTATACGTTTCGGGTATCGAGCAGTCATCCGCACCCGTACTCGGCTGA
- a CDS encoding patatin-like phospholipase family protein has translation MSSHGPSVAIACQGGGSHSAFTAGALQRLLPAVEDEYDLVGLSGTSGGALCAVTAWYGLLSESPHYAGKLLEDVWCDIAATTPPSFLLNESLVWRKRLQNLMLPVADISPYAASGAVGQDWYLSLLDRHIPFEEFDSLVEEAPPHVTVGTVNVNNGVFETFSDAAITPKAVLASAAFPLLYKAVELNGHWHWDGLFSQNPPIREFLTSDRPKPDEIWVIQIEPQTRDDRPTSLAEITDRRQELSGNLSLNQELFFVRKVNDWVEKGYLPDTFKHVEIRRLTLDEKLTAASKRDRDPRFIEDLMETGRAEADAFLERVSEAVTEPPGQ, from the coding sequence ATGTCTAGTCATGGCCCCAGCGTCGCCATCGCCTGTCAGGGCGGCGGCAGCCACAGCGCGTTTACCGCCGGTGCGCTGCAACGACTCCTGCCAGCGGTCGAGGACGAGTACGATCTCGTGGGGTTGAGTGGCACCTCCGGCGGCGCTCTCTGTGCAGTCACAGCCTGGTACGGCCTGCTCAGTGAGAGTCCCCACTATGCCGGGAAACTACTGGAGGATGTCTGGTGTGATATCGCCGCCACGACGCCGCCCTCGTTCCTGCTCAACGAGTCTCTTGTGTGGCGCAAGCGACTACAGAACCTCATGCTCCCTGTGGCTGACATCTCGCCCTACGCGGCATCGGGCGCTGTCGGCCAGGACTGGTACCTGTCGCTGCTTGACCGCCACATCCCGTTCGAGGAGTTCGACAGCCTCGTCGAGGAGGCCCCGCCACACGTGACCGTCGGCACAGTCAACGTCAACAACGGCGTGTTCGAGACGTTCAGCGACGCTGCCATCACACCGAAGGCGGTGCTGGCCTCGGCCGCGTTCCCGCTGCTGTACAAAGCCGTCGAGCTGAACGGCCACTGGCATTGGGACGGCCTGTTCTCACAGAACCCGCCGATTCGGGAATTCCTGACCAGCGACCGGCCGAAACCGGACGAGATCTGGGTCATCCAGATCGAGCCACAGACCCGCGACGACCGCCCGACATCGCTGGCAGAGATCACCGACCGCCGGCAGGAACTGTCCGGAAATCTATCGCTGAATCAGGAACTGTTCTTCGTCCGGAAGGTAAACGACTGGGTCGAAAAGGGGTATCTCCCGGACACATTCAAACACGTAGAGATCCGGCGATTGACGCTCGATGAAAAGCTGACAGCAGCCTCGAAACGCGACCGCGACCCCCGGTTCATCGAGGACCTCATGGAAACGGGCCGAGCCGAAGCTGACGCGTTTCTGGAGCGGGTGTCGGAGGCCGTAACCGAACCACCTGGTCAGTAA
- the proS gene encoding proline--tRNA ligase produces MSGEQELGITESKEHSPGEWYAEVVQKAGLADYAPMGGFIVTRPRGYAIWERIQNNLDGWFKDTGVQNAYFPLFIPESYLEKEKDVVEGFDPEVAWVTHGGHDELEERLAVRPTSESIIAPFMAQWTRSHRDLPMRLNQWCSVVRWEATETKPFFRTKEFLWQEGHTAHADEDGAWEETMTRLDQYARLYEEVMAMPPLKGRKPPHDKFPGAHTTTTIETLMPDGKTVQAATSHYLGTSFGEAFDITYADADEEENTAHTTSWGLSWRAMGALIMTHSDDQGLVLPPALAPDQVVVVPIWQEDNKDEVIDYAADLAAELDEAGVRVELDDREHRNPGFKYNEHELHGVPLRVEIGPHEVEDGEATLVHRPDGETETVDRDGIADTVTDHLDTVHAKLYADAEETLEGEIREAESREEILGTIGQHGGYVKCGWCGDADCEEPIKDAIAAEIVMVPLDRDEEPIHDDCAICGEDAEETAYFAKSY; encoded by the coding sequence ATGAGTGGCGAGCAGGAACTCGGCATCACCGAGAGCAAGGAGCATTCACCCGGCGAGTGGTACGCCGAGGTTGTCCAGAAGGCTGGCCTCGCGGACTACGCCCCTATGGGCGGATTCATCGTCACGCGCCCACGCGGCTACGCTATCTGGGAGCGCATCCAGAACAACCTCGACGGCTGGTTCAAGGACACTGGCGTGCAGAACGCATACTTCCCGCTGTTTATCCCCGAGAGCTATCTTGAGAAGGAAAAAGACGTCGTCGAAGGGTTCGACCCCGAAGTGGCGTGGGTAACCCACGGCGGCCACGACGAACTCGAAGAGCGCCTCGCGGTTCGGCCCACAAGCGAGTCCATCATCGCGCCGTTCATGGCGCAGTGGACCCGCTCGCACCGAGACCTCCCGATGCGGCTGAACCAGTGGTGTTCGGTCGTCCGATGGGAAGCAACGGAGACGAAGCCGTTCTTCCGCACCAAGGAGTTCCTCTGGCAGGAGGGCCACACTGCCCACGCCGACGAGGACGGCGCGTGGGAGGAGACGATGACCCGTCTGGACCAGTACGCTCGCCTCTACGAGGAGGTCATGGCGATGCCGCCGCTGAAGGGACGCAAGCCCCCTCATGATAAGTTCCCCGGCGCGCACACGACGACGACCATCGAGACGCTGATGCCCGACGGTAAGACCGTGCAGGCTGCCACCTCCCACTACCTCGGGACCTCCTTCGGCGAGGCGTTCGACATCACCTACGCCGATGCCGACGAGGAAGAGAACACGGCCCACACGACCTCGTGGGGACTGTCCTGGCGTGCGATGGGCGCGCTCATCATGACCCACTCCGACGACCAGGGCCTCGTGCTTCCGCCTGCACTCGCGCCTGATCAGGTCGTCGTCGTCCCCATCTGGCAGGAGGACAACAAGGACGAGGTTATCGACTACGCCGCCGACCTCGCCGCCGAACTGGACGAGGCCGGCGTCCGCGTCGAACTCGACGACCGCGAACACCGCAATCCCGGCTTCAAGTACAACGAACACGAACTCCACGGCGTTCCGCTCCGGGTCGAAATCGGTCCCCACGAGGTCGAGGACGGAGAGGCCACGCTGGTCCACCGACCCGACGGCGAGACCGAGACGGTCGACCGCGACGGCATCGCCGACACCGTTACCGACCACCTCGACACTGTCCACGCCAAGCTATACGCCGACGCCGAGGAGACGCTGGAGGGCGAAATCCGCGAGGCCGAGTCCCGCGAGGAAATCCTCGGTACCATCGGCCAGCACGGCGGCTACGTGAAATGTGGCTGGTGTGGCGACGCGGACTGCGAGGAACCGATCAAAGACGCTATCGCGGCCGAAATCGTGATGGTGCCCCTTGACCGCGACGAGGAGCCGATCCACGACGATTGCGCCATCTGTGGCGAGGACGCCGAGGAGACGGCGTACTTCGCGAAGAGTTACTGA
- a CDS encoding S-adenosyl-l-methionine hydroxide adenosyltransferase family protein has product MSTFVHLIADYGPADPAFSEVVHRLTAADPTMTVQSAEIKPFSTVATGFWIAQLGVHNPTFDDLLIYSNTAPRTTESTPERADAGGALCYLELDNGVPIVAVDAGYNLSFIADHATTFREIELPADTGQFRSRDVFPRRVAEIANGNHSSLGAERSLDDVPAPPDSVVCHVDGYGNVKTSIRHSAFAPGSDTVTVELNGESCEAVVRDAVSNVPEGSLAIVPGSAGGDDPYQELFLRGGSAASAFGSPEPGDALSIRAEQV; this is encoded by the coding sequence ATGAGCACGTTCGTTCATCTTATCGCGGATTACGGCCCGGCCGACCCGGCCTTCTCAGAAGTCGTCCATCGTCTCACTGCCGCTGACCCGACGATGACCGTTCAGTCGGCCGAAATCAAGCCATTCTCGACGGTCGCCACTGGATTCTGGATTGCGCAACTCGGCGTCCACAATCCGACGTTCGACGACCTGCTGATTTACTCGAACACCGCGCCACGAACGACAGAGTCGACGCCGGAGCGAGCCGACGCCGGCGGGGCGCTCTGTTATCTCGAATTGGACAACGGCGTCCCCATCGTCGCCGTCGATGCCGGCTACAACCTCTCGTTTATTGCTGACCACGCTACGACCTTCCGCGAAATCGAACTGCCGGCGGACACCGGCCAGTTCCGGTCGCGGGACGTGTTCCCGCGCCGCGTCGCTGAAATCGCAAACGGGAATCACTCGTCGCTCGGGGCGGAGCGGTCACTTGACGACGTGCCGGCCCCGCCCGACTCCGTGGTCTGTCACGTCGACGGCTACGGGAACGTCAAGACCTCGATCCGCCATTCGGCGTTCGCACCAGGGAGCGACACAGTCACTGTCGAACTCAACGGCGAGTCCTGTGAGGCCGTCGTCAGGGACGCTGTGTCGAACGTTCCGGAAGGGTCCCTCGCTATCGTCCCGGGGTCAGCAGGCGGGGACGACCCGTATCAGGAACTGTTCCTTCGCGGCGGGTCCGCGGCGTCAGCTTTCGGCAGTCCTGAGCCCGGAGATGCCCTCTCCATTCGGGCTGAACAGGTCTGA
- a CDS encoding helix-turn-helix domain-containing protein, with protein MSDTRARIHRHIESNPGVHFRELTRALDLATGQVQYHLSRLDRVHSESVNGRTHYYASSFDPWERRAIAFLRRETARDILITLIQRETARPGKVADHLDIARSTLEHHLSGLVEHNIVEKRRDSGRVTLALCRPDLTVELLAAVDPAGPDRLSDRFTRLLDRLFESE; from the coding sequence ATGAGCGACACCAGAGCCCGAATCCACCGGCATATCGAGTCGAATCCGGGCGTTCACTTCCGAGAACTAACACGGGCGCTGGACCTCGCAACAGGACAGGTCCAGTACCACCTGTCCCGGCTTGACCGCGTTCACAGCGAGTCGGTCAATGGGCGTACACACTACTACGCGTCGTCATTTGACCCCTGGGAACGCCGCGCAATCGCCTTCCTCCGTCGCGAGACGGCGAGAGACATTCTGATTACGCTCATACAGCGCGAAACTGCTCGCCCCGGCAAGGTGGCCGACCATCTTGATATCGCACGGAGCACGCTCGAACACCACCTCAGCGGTCTGGTTGAGCACAATATCGTCGAAAAGCGCCGAGACAGTGGCCGGGTGACACTGGCGCTCTGTCGGCCGGACCTGACGGTCGAACTACTCGCGGCGGTCGACCCCGCGGGCCCCGACCGCCTGTCGGACCGCTTCACCCGGTTACTCGACCGCCTGTTCGAAAGCGAGTAG
- a CDS encoding Tat pathway signal protein, translating into MTERGISRREFAKSAVAIGGTAALAACLDRGSGTVPKGTDDPSSLPARQHAWDASLATDDAGNHRLSRHHVLLLLDYTGDGTPTDADREQVESALRDLERAYEWSNEGLLFTLGYSPTYFDRFEADVAGVDLPEPMALAPFEDPELDTPDALLHLASDDERAVIAAEEALKGNRDSANDHEMSATFEGALREAERRTGFVGAGLPAENQDVDGVPDSEPVPEEAPLFMGFKSGFKENQASEDRVTVDSGPFAGGATQHLSKIRLQLQQWYEQDSRDQRVSKMFCPAHAAEDKVEGIGENLGTDNGAGECPEDVVDSGRREGVVGHAQKMSRVREDGTPTILRRDFDSTDGGEAGLHFLSLQRSIADFVATKQAMNGTDVANDSAVGQRVNNGILQYMTVTRRGNYLLPPRDLRALPPANPDV; encoded by the coding sequence ATGACTGAACGCGGGATTTCCCGACGCGAGTTCGCCAAGAGCGCCGTCGCCATCGGCGGCACCGCGGCGCTGGCCGCCTGTCTCGACCGCGGGTCGGGGACCGTCCCCAAGGGAACCGACGACCCCTCGTCCCTCCCGGCGCGTCAGCACGCCTGGGACGCGTCGCTGGCGACCGACGACGCGGGGAACCACCGACTGTCGCGCCACCACGTCCTCTTGTTGCTGGACTACACCGGCGACGGAACGCCGACGGATGCCGACCGCGAGCAGGTCGAATCGGCGCTTCGAGACCTCGAACGAGCCTACGAGTGGAGCAACGAGGGGCTGCTGTTCACACTCGGGTACAGTCCGACCTACTTCGACCGCTTCGAGGCCGACGTAGCCGGTGTCGACCTGCCCGAGCCAATGGCGCTTGCCCCCTTCGAAGACCCCGAACTCGACACGCCCGACGCGCTCCTGCATCTCGCGAGCGACGACGAGCGGGCCGTTATCGCGGCTGAGGAAGCGCTGAAAGGCAATCGGGACAGCGCCAACGACCACGAGATGAGCGCTACCTTCGAGGGTGCCCTGCGCGAGGCGGAGCGCCGGACGGGATTCGTTGGTGCCGGTTTGCCCGCCGAGAATCAAGACGTCGACGGGGTTCCGGACTCCGAACCAGTCCCCGAGGAGGCCCCGCTGTTCATGGGATTCAAATCCGGGTTCAAGGAGAACCAGGCCTCCGAGGACCGGGTAACGGTCGATTCGGGGCCGTTCGCCGGCGGCGCGACCCAGCACCTCTCGAAAATCCGGCTGCAACTCCAGCAGTGGTACGAACAGGACTCCCGAGACCAGCGCGTCTCGAAGATGTTCTGTCCGGCCCACGCCGCCGAGGACAAGGTCGAGGGCATCGGCGAGAACCTCGGTACTGACAACGGTGCCGGTGAGTGCCCAGAAGACGTGGTCGACAGCGGCCGGCGCGAAGGGGTCGTCGGCCACGCACAGAAGATGTCCCGCGTCAGGGAAGACGGGACACCGACCATTCTCCGCCGGGACTTTGATTCGACCGACGGCGGTGAAGCGGGATTGCACTTCCTCTCGCTACAGCGGTCTATCGCCGACTTCGTCGCGACGAAACAGGCGATGAACGGAACCGATGTCGCGAACGACTCCGCCGTCGGGCAGCGGGTGAACAACGGTATCCTTCAGTACATGACGGTCACGCGACGCGGGAACTACCTGCTCCCGCCGCGTGACCTGCGGGCACTCCCGCCAGCGAACCCAGACGTGTGA
- a CDS encoding beta-CASP ribonuclease aCPSF1, with amino-acid sequence MSTVDKQLEDVKATIDDEVPRRISVSDVTYEGPELVIYTRDPKEFAANSDLVRRLASKLRKRITVRPDPDVLAPPAEAEEAIRELIPEEAGVMDLNFHTDTGEVVIQAQKPGVVIGRRGATLREITQEVGWTPEVVRTPPIESSTVDNVRNFLKQEREDRRDVLERVGRQIHREPMSDDEYVRITTLGCCREVGRAAFILSTPDTRILIDCGNKPGSNGEKPYLDIPEAFGAGTNGIDAVVLTHAHLDHSALVPLLFEYGYDGPIYCTEPTRDLMGLLTLDHLDTVADDGRTPPYDSEMVREAIKHTIPLEYGDVTDIAPDIKLTLHNAGHILGSSVCHFHVGDGLYNVAFSGDIHYDDTRLFDGAVNDFPRVETLVLESTYGGRNDYQTDQEDSERKLKQIIQNAYDRDGKVLIPTFAVGRAQELMLVLEEAMRNGDIPEMPVHLDGMIWEATAVHTTYPEYLRDGLQDRIFDEDENPFLADQFNPIDGGDEERQEIADGDSSIILSTSGMLTGGPAMSWLEQLGPDPDSTLTFVGYQAQGTLGKRIQRGIDEVPVGGSGRSETVPLEMTVETVDGFSGHADRQGLENFVKTMNPRPEKILCVHGDESATQDLSSSLYHDQNIRTFAPENLETFRFR; translated from the coding sequence ATGAGCACTGTAGACAAGCAACTCGAAGACGTGAAGGCAACGATCGACGACGAAGTCCCGCGCCGTATCTCCGTCTCGGATGTCACGTACGAGGGACCGGAACTCGTCATATACACGCGTGACCCGAAGGAGTTCGCCGCGAACAGCGACCTCGTTCGCCGGCTCGCATCGAAGCTTCGGAAACGCATCACGGTCCGCCCGGACCCGGACGTACTGGCCCCGCCAGCCGAGGCTGAGGAGGCGATTCGGGAGCTCATTCCCGAGGAAGCCGGCGTCATGGACCTGAACTTCCACACAGACACCGGCGAAGTCGTCATTCAGGCACAGAAGCCCGGCGTCGTCATCGGCCGCCGTGGCGCAACTCTGCGCGAAATCACGCAGGAAGTCGGGTGGACGCCCGAAGTCGTTCGGACGCCGCCCATCGAGTCCTCGACGGTCGACAACGTCCGGAACTTCCTCAAACAGGAGCGCGAGGACCGCCGTGACGTCCTCGAACGCGTCGGCCGGCAGATCCACCGCGAGCCGATGTCGGACGACGAGTACGTCCGTATTACGACGCTGGGCTGCTGTCGTGAGGTCGGTCGCGCCGCGTTCATCCTCTCGACGCCGGACACGCGAATCCTCATCGACTGTGGCAACAAGCCCGGCTCGAACGGTGAAAAGCCGTATCTGGACATTCCGGAGGCGTTCGGGGCTGGAACCAATGGTATCGACGCTGTCGTTCTGACCCACGCACATCTCGACCACTCAGCGCTGGTCCCGCTGCTGTTCGAGTACGGCTACGACGGCCCCATCTACTGCACCGAGCCGACGCGAGACCTGATGGGACTGCTGACGCTCGATCACCTCGATACCGTCGCGGACGACGGCCGGACTCCGCCGTACGACTCCGAGATGGTCCGCGAGGCGATCAAACACACCATCCCGCTGGAGTACGGCGACGTGACCGACATCGCGCCCGATATCAAGCTGACGCTGCACAACGCCGGCCACATCCTGGGCTCGTCGGTGTGTCACTTCCACGTCGGCGACGGGCTGTACAACGTCGCCTTCTCCGGCGATATCCACTACGACGACACGCGCCTGTTCGACGGCGCGGTCAACGACTTCCCGCGGGTGGAGACGCTCGTGCTGGAGTCGACCTACGGCGGCCGCAACGACTACCAGACCGACCAAGAAGACTCGGAGCGAAAGCTCAAACAGATCATCCAGAACGCCTACGACCGCGACGGAAAGGTCCTCATTCCGACCTTCGCCGTGGGACGGGCCCAGGAACTCATGCTCGTCCTCGAAGAGGCGATGCGGAACGGCGATATCCCCGAAATGCCGGTCCACCTCGACGGGATGATCTGGGAGGCGACAGCCGTTCACACGACCTATCCCGAGTATCTCCGCGACGGCCTACAGGACCGCATCTTCGACGAAGACGAGAACCCCTTCCTGGCCGACCAGTTCAACCCTATCGACGGCGGCGACGAGGAGCGACAGGAGATCGCCGACGGTGATTCCTCTATCATCCTCTCCACGTCCGGGATGCTCACCGGTGGCCCAGCCATGTCCTGGCTCGAACAGCTCGGCCCCGACCCGGACTCAACGCTCACCTTCGTCGGCTATCAGGCGCAGGGCACGCTCGGCAAGCGAATCCAGCGCGGCATCGACGAGGTGCCCGTCGGCGGCAGCGGACGCAGCGAGACGGTCCCGCTAGAGATGACCGTCGAAACGGTCGACGGCTTCTCCGGGCACGCCGACCGCCAGGGCCTAGAGAACTTCGTGAAGACGATGAACCCACGGCCCGAGAAAATCCTCTGTGTGCACGGCGACGAGTCCGCGACACAGGACCTCTCCTCGTCGCTGTATCACGACCAGAACATCCGGACCTTCGCGCCGGAGAACCTCGAAACGTTCCGCTTCCGCTGA
- a CDS encoding divalent metal cation transporter — protein MSSTETVDSSAVSSGTISDYVEAMGPSWIAGAIAAGPATIASLVTAGGAFGYSLLWVVVLSAGAGALAQYLAMRLGLLTERGIVAVVEDHLGETWAWLLVGDAVLAAGVAQLVIMKTVATVSATVTGIDARIWGVVWALILAAGLAGGGYRFLELAAKVLVLLVVVAFVASLFVVPIDAGAAVAGLVPSVPSGSALVAAGILGGAVHITLITMHSYTMRARGWTREDYDLATVDVGASMLVAFGIYSLAIFLVTASVLTSGDLTTVGAAEALGPLVGDSARWLFLLGLWGAAVSTLGGNTIVPPFLLADKLGWGTTIEDNRYRGLLAAVALLSAPGAFIGGNVLGQLVLVLALGTVGTPFVIALVLYLLNSDAVPESNSLLANVGGLALIAVSGGLAANFVVEQLGGGVGPLSGFVLAFAVALGLAMAGLGGKFLREELLA, from the coding sequence ATGAGTTCGACCGAAACCGTCGATAGTTCGGCTGTGAGCAGCGGAACAATCAGTGATTACGTCGAAGCGATGGGACCGTCCTGGATTGCGGGCGCAATCGCCGCCGGCCCGGCGACGATAGCCAGCCTCGTCACTGCCGGGGGTGCGTTCGGCTACAGTCTCCTGTGGGTCGTCGTCCTCTCTGCAGGAGCGGGAGCGCTGGCGCAGTATCTCGCGATGCGGTTGGGACTGCTGACCGAGCGTGGCATTGTCGCCGTCGTCGAGGACCACCTCGGCGAAACGTGGGCGTGGCTGCTGGTCGGGGACGCAGTACTCGCCGCCGGCGTGGCACAACTCGTCATTATGAAGACCGTCGCTACGGTTTCGGCGACAGTAACCGGTATTGATGCACGCATCTGGGGCGTCGTCTGGGCGCTCATCCTCGCAGCGGGGCTGGCCGGTGGCGGCTACCGGTTCCTTGAACTGGCCGCGAAAGTGCTCGTCCTGCTGGTCGTCGTCGCGTTCGTCGCCAGTCTATTCGTCGTGCCCATCGACGCCGGTGCGGCGGTGGCTGGACTGGTCCCCTCGGTCCCGTCCGGGAGCGCGCTGGTCGCGGCCGGCATCCTCGGCGGCGCGGTTCACATCACGCTCATTACGATGCACTCCTACACGATGCGGGCACGGGGCTGGACCCGCGAAGACTACGACCTCGCGACAGTCGACGTTGGGGCATCGATGCTGGTGGCTTTCGGCATCTACAGCCTCGCCATCTTCCTCGTTACGGCGAGCGTGCTCACCTCCGGCGACCTCACGACGGTCGGCGCTGCGGAGGCCCTCGGACCGCTGGTCGGCGACAGCGCCCGCTGGCTGTTCCTGCTCGGCCTCTGGGGTGCTGCTGTGTCCACGCTTGGCGGTAACACCATCGTTCCGCCGTTCCTGCTCGCCGACAAACTCGGCTGGGGCACCACTATTGAGGACAACCGTTACCGCGGCCTGCTCGCCGCCGTTGCGCTGCTGTCTGCACCGGGCGCGTTCATCGGCGGGAACGTCCTCGGCCAGCTCGTCCTCGTGCTCGCGCTTGGCACGGTCGGCACGCCGTTCGTCATCGCCCTCGTCCTCTATCTCCTGAACTCCGACGCGGTTCCGGAGTCGAACTCGTTGCTCGCCAACGTCGGTGGGCTGGCCCTCATCGCTGTGTCGGGCGGGTTGGCCGCGAACTTCGTTGTCGAACAGCTCGGCGGCGGTGTCGGCCCGCTCTCCGGGTTCGTGCTGGCGTTCGCTGTCGCGCTCGGTCTCGCTATGGCTGGCCTCGGTGGGAAGTTCCTCCGGGAGGAACTCCTCGCGTGA
- the pdhA gene encoding pyruvate dehydrogenase (acetyl-transferring) E1 component subunit alpha yields MTQDVLNRAPDDRVQALDSDGEIVDPDLIPDLSDESLVSMYRDMRFARRFDERMISLQRQGRLGTYSSLAGQEGSQIGSTYALADEDTIFYQYREHGALVARGLPWEYVLYWMGHEAGNAALGDVNVFPLNISIGAHLPHAVGWSWAAKKKGDERAGVVHFGDGATSEGDFHEAMNFAGVFETPTVFFCNNNQWAISVPRERQTASRTLAQKADAYGFDGVQVDGMDPLATYSVTEAARERAVGANGGEQEPIFIEAVQYRFGAHTTADDPDVYRDDAEVEEWRERDSLDRMEAFLRNCNLLDDEKIDVMDDTIDERLGEIIDNAEAHAPDPTDLFTDVYDESTSNIDEQREYFEGLRERHGDDALLESE; encoded by the coding sequence ATGACACAGGACGTTCTCAATCGGGCGCCCGACGACCGGGTACAGGCGCTCGATTCAGACGGCGAGATCGTCGACCCAGACCTCATTCCGGACCTGTCCGATGAGTCACTGGTGTCGATGTACCGCGATATGCGCTTTGCCCGCCGGTTTGACGAGCGGATGATAAGCCTCCAGCGACAGGGCCGACTCGGCACCTATTCTTCACTGGCGGGCCAAGAGGGGTCACAGATCGGGTCGACGTACGCGCTGGCCGATGAAGACACTATCTTCTATCAGTACCGGGAACACGGCGCGCTCGTCGCCCGCGGGCTCCCCTGGGAGTACGTCCTCTACTGGATGGGCCATGAAGCAGGCAACGCCGCTCTCGGCGACGTGAACGTGTTCCCGCTGAACATCTCCATCGGCGCACATCTGCCCCACGCCGTCGGCTGGTCGTGGGCGGCAAAAAAGAAGGGCGACGAGCGGGCGGGCGTCGTCCACTTCGGCGACGGGGCCACCAGCGAGGGGGATTTCCACGAGGCGATGAACTTCGCCGGCGTGTTCGAGACACCGACGGTGTTCTTCTGCAACAACAACCAGTGGGCTATCTCGGTCCCGCGGGAGCGCCAGACTGCCAGCCGGACGCTGGCGCAGAAAGCCGACGCATACGGCTTCGACGGCGTACAGGTCGATGGGATGGACCCCCTGGCGACCTACTCCGTCACCGAGGCCGCCAGAGAGCGGGCTGTGGGAGCAAACGGCGGCGAGCAGGAACCAATTTTCATCGAGGCTGTCCAGTACCGCTTCGGCGCGCACACGACCGCCGACGACCCGGACGTGTACCGGGACGACGCGGAGGTCGAAGAGTGGCGCGAACGCGACTCGCTGGACCGCATGGAGGCGTTCCTCAGAAACTGCAATCTGCTGGACGACGAGAAAATCGATGTGATGGACGACACCATCGACGAGCGACTCGGCGAAATCATCGACAACGCTGAGGCCCACGCACCGGACCCGACGGACCTCTTTACCGACGTGTACGACGAATCGACATCGAACATTGACGAGCAGCGCGAGTACTTCGAGGGACTCCGCGAGCGCCACGGTGACGACGCGCTCCTAGAGTCCGAGTAG
- a CDS encoding sugar phosphate isomerase/epimerase: MNLVGKCPPTPAKLDAAADRGFDSVELHLRPSDLGDVPATAATVEASPVSATSVHTLHARPDDPDPFRQSDALAQRLDAYLVVHSQYAQHTHTTQLDSYDFTAPCGYENNPGASQFSLANLLLDRGHDLVLDTAHLFMSEPAYLESLTTLLRDYGDQIQVVHFTDSTVLTDGLAFGDGDIPLERTAGVLDTHFDGAVVLEVMPDDQADARRRVLEWLG; the protein is encoded by the coding sequence ATGAATCTTGTCGGCAAGTGCCCGCCGACCCCGGCCAAGCTAGACGCCGCGGCCGATCGGGGCTTTGATAGCGTAGAACTTCACTTGCGGCCGTCAGACCTCGGTGACGTACCGGCTACAGCGGCAACGGTCGAAGCGTCACCCGTCTCCGCGACGTCGGTCCACACGCTTCATGCCCGCCCGGATGACCCGGACCCGTTCCGCCAGAGCGATGCGCTGGCCCAGCGACTCGACGCCTATCTCGTGGTCCACAGCCAGTACGCACAGCACACGCATACTACCCAGCTGGACAGCTACGACTTCACCGCTCCCTGCGGCTACGAGAACAATCCCGGTGCGAGTCAGTTCTCGCTGGCAAACCTCCTGCTCGACCGTGGCCACGACCTGGTGCTCGATACAGCACACCTGTTCATGTCCGAGCCAGCCTATCTGGAGTCGCTGACAACCCTCCTGAGAGACTACGGCGACCAGATTCAAGTCGTTCACTTCACCGACAGCACAGTACTGACGGACGGGCTGGCATTCGGCGATGGTGACATTCCGCTCGAACGGACTGCCGGTGTTCTCGATACCCACTTCGACGGCGCCGTCGTCCTTGAAGTGATGCCCGACGATCAGGCTGACGCCCGTCGGCGCGTATTGGAGTGGCTTGGCTGA